A genomic region of Melanotaenia boesemani isolate fMelBoe1 chromosome 21, fMelBoe1.pri, whole genome shotgun sequence contains the following coding sequences:
- the fam20a gene encoding pseudokinase FAM20A → MMRRDRFLLVATLTAIFSADLYFILLPKLRSLRQTSGQTCTCASSNLSLPILEGIATPQLSNWTYASLQDGTTISGNVDIGSKLEKLFAHPLYNIQTPALGPEEKLLQVEQLIEYYKKKVSRWERHMKLYNEAAALANVTVKEQEIIYDPDASWLKFHLGINRYALYSRDDPAILQLLKEMQNMTVVSADYTQDEKALKGACDCTQVVKPSGHHLKLALKLRNFAKVMFKPMRQQRDEETPEDFFYFVDFQRHNAEIAAFHLDRILDFRRVPPVAGRRVNAAGEVLQVTHNEDLRAVFFTSPANNTCFFAKCLYVCKTEYAVCGNPDLLEGSLSAYLPGLSIAPRLSIPNPWKRSYTFTGHEEWEVNPFYCDAIKELHPYNSGNRLLNIIDMSIFDFLIGNMDRHHFEIFTKFGDEGFLLHLDNARGFGKHARDEMSILAPLSQCCLIKHSTLLRLQLLARSEFRLSDVMKESLKRDPLWPILTEPHILALDRRLQKVLRVVQRCIRRLGENEVITKDFVKSTAGTQTAIRKKKAR, encoded by the exons ATGATGAGACGAGACCGTTTCCTCTTAGTTGCAACTCTTACAGCAATCTTCTCTGCTGACCTCTACTTTATCCTCCTGCCAAAACTGCGGAGCTTGAGACAAACATCAGGACAAACTTGCACATGTGCTTCCAGCAACCTCAGCTTGCCCATTCTGGAAGGCATCGCAACACCGCAGCTCTCCAACTGGACTTATGCCTCGCTGCAGGATGGCACTACTATATCTGGAAATGTTGATATAGGCTCAAAGCTGGAGAAGCTGTTTGCTCACCCTCTGTACAACATCCAGACACCAGCACTTGGGCCAGaggagaagctgctgcaggtggagcagctgaTCGAGTATTATAAGAAGAAGGTGTCACGCTGGGAAAG ACATATGAAACTCTACAATGAAGCAGCAGCTTTGGCCAATGTTACTGTGAAAGAGCAAGAAATTATCTATGACCCTGACGCCAGCTGGCTAAAGTTCCATTTGGGAATAAACCGCTATGCTCTGTACTCCCGGGATGACCCAGCCATCCTCCAGCTCCTGAAGGAGATGCAGAACATGACAGTTGTCAGTGCAG ATTACACCCAGGATGAGAAAGCCCTAAAAGGAGCATGTGATTGCACTCAAG TGGTAAAACCTAGTGGCCATCACTTGAAGCTGGCTCTGAAGCTGCGCAACTTTGCAAAAGTCATGTTTAAACCAATGAG GCAGCAGAGAGACGAGGAGACTCCAGAAGACTTCTTCTATTTTGTTGACTTCCAGAGACATAATGCAGAGATCGCTGCTtttcacctggacag GATCCTTGACTTCCGGAGGGTTCCACCAGTGGCAGGGAGGCGAGTGAATGCCGCAGGAGAAGTTCTCCAAGTAACCCACAATGAAGACCTACGAGCTGTGTTCTTCACCTCACCAG CGAACAACACGTGTTTCTTTGCCAAGTGCTTGTATGTGTGTAAGACGGAGTATGCAGTGTGCGGGAACCCTGACTTGCTGGAGGGCTCACTTTCCGCCTACCTGCCAGGCCTCAGCATTGCTCCACGCCTCTCCATCCCCAACCCCTGGAAACGTTCCTACACCTTCACCGGACATGAAGA gtGGGAAGTGAATCCATTCTACTGTGATGCAATAAAGGAGCTGCATCCATATAACTCAGGCAACAGACTGCTCAACATCATAGACATGTCTATCTTTGACTTTCTTATAG GTAACATGGACAGACACCACTTTGAGATTTTCACCAAATTTGGGGATGAGGGATTTCTTCTTCACTTGGACAATGCCAGAGG GTTTGGGAAGCACGCTAGAGATGAGATGTCCATCCTGGCTCCACTATCTCAGTGTTGCCT tatAAAGCACTCCACGCTGCTGAGACTGCAGCTCCTGGCCCGATCAGAGTTCAGGCTGAGTGATGTGATGAAGGAGTCCCTCAAAAGAGATCCTTTATGGCCGATCCTGACCGAGCCCCACATCTTAGCGCTGGACCGCAGGTTACAGAAGGTTCTGCGAGTGGTCCAGCGCTGCATCCGGAGGCTAGGGGAGAATGAGGTGATCACAAAAGACTTTGTAAAATCAACAGCAGGAACACAGACTGCCATAAGGAAGAAAAAGGCCAGGTAA